The genomic segment CGTAGCGCCAGAGCGAGAGCGTGTCCCAGTGCTCCGCGGGCGGAACGCGCTCCAGCTCGCGCAGTGCCCCGCGCGTGTCGCCGCGGTCGTGGAAGAGGTGGGCCAGGTAGATGCGCGCCTCGTGCAGCTCCGGCTCCAGCCGCAGGGCGCGGCGCAGCTCGCGGCGCGCGCCCAGGTCGTCACCCAGCGCGTGCAGCGTGTAGCCGCGGGCCGCCGCGACCTCGGCGTTGTCCAGGTGCTTGCCCGCGAGCGACGAGAAGCGCACCCGCGCATCGGCGAAGAGCCCCTCGCGGTACAGGGCGCGCCCCATGGTGAGCCCCAGCTCCAGGTCGTCCGCCAGCCCCAGGTCGTCCACGCGGGCGAAGCAGCCGAGCGCCGCATCCACCTGCCCGAACTTGAGGAGCGTCTCACCGAGCCCCACCCAGGCGTCCTCGTACTCCTCGTCGGAGCGCAGCCCTTCCTCGAACGACTTGCGCGCCCACGCGTACTCCTCGCGGGCGATGCGCACGTAGCCCATCCCCACGTGCAGGAGCGCGGAGTCTGGGTGGTGGCGCAGCCCCTCGCGGAGGATCTCGAGCGCCTCGTCGTAGTCGCCCGACTCGTACAGGCGGTGAGCCCGTTCGTCGAACTCTTCGGAGCTGAGGAAAGACGTTCCCATGCGGTGTTCCCAGGCGGCGGGAGCGCGCGGGCACGGCGGCCGCGCGTCGGGGGGCCCACGGGGAGCCCGGCGTAATATAAGCGCCCCGTGGACGCCGCACCAAGGCCTTGCGCGCACACGCGGGGGCGGGGTTGCAGTGTGCGGCCCGCGGGGCCAGATTCAGGACGCCCCGAGTGCCCCGAACCGCAAGGAATCCGTCATGTTCGACTGGCTGCGCCGCCGCCGCCTCTCCGCCGAAGCCAAGCGCAAGCTCCTCATCGTCGCCGCCCGCAGCGAGGAGGCGATCGTGGAGACGCACGTGGCCAACATCTTCGACCTGGTGGACGCGCTGGCCGGCGAGGTGGACGTGGACCGGGCCCTTGAGCTGTACGCCGAGCTCATCCCGCTGGACGAGCACGTCTCCGCGATGGTCACCAACCGTGTCCTGGCGCGGCACGACGATCCGGCGGGCAGGGGTCCGGCGCGGGCGCCGGGCGCGCGGCGGTACGCGAACGTGTTTCGTGAAGAAGGAGTGCGTTAGTGCGTGAGTGCGTTAGTGCGCTTTTGAGGACTTAGGACTCAGCACTCAGGACCTGGCAGTTCCTCCCGCCCTTGCGACACCTCGCGCACGGGGCGATTTTGCCGCGTCTTTTACCCCGGCGGCAATGGAATACGAATACATCGACACTCCCGAAGGGCTCCGGCGCACCGTGGAGCGGCTGCGCGGGCTGCCGCTGATCGCGGTGGACACCGAGGCGGCGGGATACCACCGGTTCTTCGACCGGATGAGCCTGGTGCAGATCTCCTCG from the Longimicrobium sp. genome contains:
- a CDS encoding tetratricopeptide repeat protein; this encodes MGTSFLSSEEFDERAHRLYESGDYDEALEILREGLRHHPDSALLHVGMGYVRIAREEYAWARKSFEEGLRSDEEYEDAWVGLGETLLKFGQVDAALGCFARVDDLGLADDLELGLTMGRALYREGLFADARVRFSSLAGKHLDNAEVAAARGYTLHALGDDLGARRELRRALRLEPELHEARIYLAHLFHDRGDTRGALRELERVPPAEHWDTLSLWRYVELKCALEGMAQDDARLDPWRQRLIELEIEPDEVDHLLAEVEAQFESAEDAPPVLELAPQIDMILRMLNTTGVPAEQHRVRTSEGSVFEGTWEEIVERMRDESDPSMPVTTFMRRTSRRILESIGRDLPYDSPEAFVRGGARLGLLRIED